GATTGCTTGTAGCTAAATACTACAAATCAGTTATCGAAGAAAAAGGATTAGAGTCACTTAATGTTACAATGGATGTAATTAAAAAAGCTGTTATTGCTTCATTAAAAGATAATGAGCCAGTTTGATTTGATTGTGATGTTGATGCTTATAGCGATCGTAAAGGTGGAATATTTGATATTGATCTTTATGAATATGAAGAAATGTTGAATATTAAAAATACTTTAACTAAAGAAGATAGAGTTAATTATCGTCTTTCAGTTCAAACTCATGCTATGACAATTGTTGGTGTTAATTTAGATAAAGATAATAATCCAATTAATTGAGAAATTGAAAACTCATGAGGAGAAGATGTTGGTAAAAAAGGTTACTTCTCAATGAGTGATAGATGATTTGATGAATATGTTTTTGGAGTTATTGTAGATCCTAAATATGTAGATAAAGTTGCTCTTAAAGGTTTAGAAAAACCTGCTATTGAATTAGAGCCTTGAGATCCTTTATCATAATAAATTATTAGTATAAAAAAATAACCAATAAGGCTGTTTTATAGTTTAATTGGTTATTTTTTTAAGTTTGTCTTTTTTAAGTTTAATTGCTAGATAAATAGTAATTGAAATAAGTATTATGACTGCTAAAGTTATTAAAACAATAGCTCAAGTTTTAGTTGTATTATCACTATTATTTATCTGTTCACTTGCTATTTTTAACATGCAAGCAGGACACTGACAATTAGTGGCATGTATAATCATTCTAGCCTCCTAAATTAAAACCATTAAAAAGGCAAAAGCAAATCCAAAAATTAATAATGAAGAGATAATATCAGTAAATGTATTAATTAATGAAGCTGATATTGAACTTGGATCTTTTTTAATTTTAGCTCAAATTATTGGAAATGCAGCACCTAGTAATTTTGAAATTGTTAAAGCTAATCATAAAGCAATTGAAGAACCTATTATTATTGCTCAATAAATCATTTTGTTAGTTGACATTAAATCTCTTGTAGCTGCAAAATAAATGCCTAAACGTGCAAAGTTAATTACAGCTAATATTAAACCTGTGACAAAACCGATTAAGGTTTCTTTTCAAATAACTTTACCATATTCACCAGGTTCTATTTCTTTTAAAGCTAAGGCTCGATTGACTGAAATATTAGCTTGAATTCCGCTATTACTTGTAGCATTATTAATTACTGGTATAAGGGCTGCAAAAGAAATTGTTGCTAATGAAATTTCGGCTACATCTTTAATTTTTTTAGCAATAGTTCATGTTCCAAAATACACTATAATTTGGGTCACTGTGGCAAAAAGAAGTAGTAATATTAATCATAAAATTCTTGATTTAATTATTTTATATCATGGAGTTTTTAAGTATTCACTTTCATTAACTTCATGGCTACTAATACCTGCCATTTTGTATAAATCTTCTGTAGCTTCTTCTTTAATAACATCAATAACGTCGTCACTTGTAATCATTCCAACTAATCTTTTTTCATGGTTAACTACAGGTAATACTGACATATCGTGTTCACTAAAAACTTGGGCTGCTACTTCGGTTTTATCATGAGCTGAAACATAAGTTACAGGATTATAAATATCATCAATTTTAGCATTAGGATCAGCAAAAACTATTTCTTCTAGTGTTAAAGCACCAATTAGTTTATTTGTTTCATTAACTACGTAATAGTAATGCACTAATTCAGCATTTTTCTTATGATAATCACGTCTAATTTTATGTAAAGCTTGTTCGCAAGTATATGAATTACCAATTGAAGAAATGTCTATTGACATTATGCTTCCAACTTCATCATCTTCATAGCTTAAAAGTTTATTTAATTCAGCTCTTTTTTCTTGAGGTGTATAAGCTAAGATTTTGCTTGTGACATTCGAAGGTAATTCTTCTAAAACATCAGCTAGTTCATCACTTTGTAATTCTTGTAGTAGTTTCATACCTCAATCTTCTGTAAAACTTTGAGCTAAATTAGCTTGGACTTCTTCATCAAGGTAGCTAAATAATTCAGCAGCTTCACTAGTTTTAAGTAAAGGCAAAAAAGTTAGCTGTTCTTCTAACTGTAATTCATTTAATAAGTTTGCAACATCAGCCATTGGATTATTATCAATAAATTCTCTGGCTTTAGTTACATTTTTAGTTTTAATAATTTCATGTAGTTCGTTTTGCAAACTAATCTCTTGACTTTCGCTCATTTTAATCCTTTAAGTATTTAACTAGTTGTTCTTGGAATTGTTCAAGACGAATGTTGTAGAAAGTACCATTTTTAACAAATTTAACATCCCCTGTTTCTTCACTAACAATTATTGTGGTAGCATCACAAAGTTCACTAATTCCCATAGCAGCTCTATGACGAGCACCATATTGATTATCAATTGATTTTCTGGTGATTTTATAAAAAGTAGAAGCATAATAAATTTTATTATCTCTTATAATTACAGCTCCATCATGCA
The Mycoplasmopsis fermentans PG18 DNA segment above includes these coding regions:
- the mgtE gene encoding magnesium transporter, which encodes MSESQEISLQNELHEIIKTKNVTKAREFIDNNPMADVANLLNELQLEEQLTFLPLLKTSEAAELFSYLDEEVQANLAQSFTEDWGMKLLQELQSDELADVLEELPSNVTSKILAYTPQEKRAELNKLLSYEDDEVGSIMSIDISSIGNSYTCEQALHKIRRDYHKKNAELVHYYYVVNETNKLIGALTLEEIVFADPNAKIDDIYNPVTYVSAHDKTEVAAQVFSEHDMSVLPVVNHEKRLVGMITSDDVIDVIKEEATEDLYKMAGISSHEVNESEYLKTPWYKIIKSRILWLILLLLFATVTQIIVYFGTWTIAKKIKDVAEISLATISFAALIPVINNATSNSGIQANISVNRALALKEIEPGEYGKVIWKETLIGFVTGLILAVINFARLGIYFAATRDLMSTNKMIYWAIIIGSSIALWLALTISKLLGAAFPIIWAKIKKDPSSISASLINTFTDIISSLLIFGFAFAFLMVLI
- a CDS encoding diadenylate cyclase, with product MPLIVNAIKNKMARSHFQKLGQSSQIRLINQLREAVEYLSKNKIGALITIENNDNIDNLRTDGVILNANISSSLLISIFNKYSPLHDGAVIIRDNKIYYASTFYKITRKSIDNQYGARHRAAMGISELCDATTIIVSEETGDVKFVKNGTFYNIRLEQFQEQLVKYLKD